One genomic segment of Clostridium saccharoperbutylacetonicum N1-4(HMT) includes these proteins:
- a CDS encoding ABC transporter ATP-binding protein — protein sequence MSEIAIKVENLSKIYKLYDKPMDRLKESLSISKKKYGREHYALKDISFEIKRGETVGILGTNGSGKSTLLKIITGVLTPSSGNIEVNGKISALLELGAGFNPEYTGIENIYLNGTMMGYTREEMQQRVQPIMDFADIGEFINQPVKTYSSGMFARLAFAVAINVEPEILIVDEALSVGDTRFQTKCIDKMKQLKDNGTTILFVSHATEQVKRFCTKGIWINKGEVVEIGGSSEIVDKYEAYMLLGEKLNTGISMQSEEETKKEELSQVEEDKITDIPGNGILARITSVTCNSSKFKTFDNLEVIIEYEIYDDRIPGFLIGVALYTPNRDYIFGPNTYLDKIVVPNKYGRHKVKYIVPSIPVLGGSYSIDVGIFNNEGIVCIDYKTEAQRILVTNEYFSEGRLFIEHKWEVVK from the coding sequence ATGTCGGAAATAGCAATAAAAGTAGAAAATTTAAGTAAAATATATAAACTGTATGATAAGCCTATGGATAGATTGAAGGAATCTTTAAGCATATCTAAAAAAAAATATGGTAGAGAACATTATGCATTAAAAGATATATCGTTTGAAATTAAACGTGGAGAAACTGTTGGAATACTAGGAACTAATGGATCTGGAAAGTCAACATTATTAAAAATAATAACAGGTGTACTTACACCATCATCTGGTAATATTGAGGTAAATGGTAAAATATCAGCATTATTAGAATTAGGAGCTGGATTTAATCCAGAATATACTGGAATTGAAAATATTTATCTTAATGGAACAATGATGGGGTACACAAGAGAAGAAATGCAGCAGAGGGTACAACCAATAATGGATTTTGCAGATATAGGTGAATTTATAAATCAACCTGTAAAAACATACTCATCAGGTATGTTTGCAAGATTAGCTTTTGCAGTAGCTATAAATGTTGAACCAGAAATTTTAATAGTTGATGAGGCATTATCCGTTGGAGATACTAGATTTCAAACAAAATGTATTGATAAAATGAAGCAACTAAAAGACAACGGGACAACTATTCTTTTTGTTTCGCATGCAACTGAGCAAGTAAAAAGATTTTGTACTAAAGGAATATGGATAAATAAAGGTGAAGTTGTAGAAATTGGAGGATCAAGTGAAATAGTAGATAAGTATGAAGCTTATATGTTACTAGGTGAAAAATTGAATACTGGGATAAGTATGCAAAGTGAAGAGGAGACTAAAAAAGAAGAGTTATCACAAGTTGAAGAAGATAAAATTACAGATATACCAGGAAACGGAATATTAGCAAGAATTACAAGTGTTACTTGTAATTCTTCAAAATTTAAGACTTTTGATAATTTAGAAGTTATTATTGAATATGAAATATATGATGATAGAATTCCAGGATTTTTAATTGGAGTAGCATTATATACACCTAATAGAGACTATATATTTGGGCCAAATACTTATTTAGACAAGATTGTTGTACCTAACAAATATGGAAGACATAAAGTTAAATATATTGTTCCATCTATACCTGTATTGGGTGGTAGTTATAGCATAGATGTAGGTATTTTTAATAATGAAGGTATAGTATGCATTGATTATAAGACTGAAGCTCAAAGAATTTTAGTTACAAATGAATATTTTTCCGAGGGACGATTATTTATAGAACATAAATGGGAGGTGGTTAAGTAA
- a CDS encoding ABC transporter permease has protein sequence MSKKKFVKLIVLIFIVFLSNVAVFKYCDLESKNITLSYEVISDKQDSYQLFYGNDSSWKEEQSQKIDYTDINNKEKLEFTIPKSTKELRFDFGEQPGKTNISDVKLSYFGKEINLDLNQLLDKSNQNQIGETKQEEGAIDLLTTGTDPHITYKVDIRVEQSLFEYENIINYVLKSIICILIDILILIVLRKSKGVLVLIQEIKNNRTLIWGLAKNDFKTKYAGSYLGIIWAFIQPIVTILVYWFVFGVGLRSGSPIKGVPFILWLMGGLVPWFFFQEALLNATNCMLEYSYLVKKVVFKISILPIVKIVSALFVHLVFIGFLFVVAWIYEFYPSIYTVQLIYYSFCVFAIVLAISYATSAIVIFFKDLGQIINIFLQIGVWMTPIMWSYTMVPEKYQWILKISPMYYIVEGYRDTFLNHVWFFQRYFQTLYFWIITLGLFAIGATIFKKLKPHFADVL, from the coding sequence ATGAGTAAGAAAAAATTTGTTAAATTAATAGTACTAATATTTATTGTATTTTTATCTAATGTAGCAGTGTTTAAATATTGTGATTTGGAAAGTAAAAATATTACTTTGAGTTATGAAGTAATATCTGACAAACAAGATTCATATCAGCTGTTTTATGGAAATGATTCTTCATGGAAGGAAGAACAATCACAAAAGATAGATTATACTGATATAAATAATAAGGAAAAGTTAGAGTTTACAATTCCAAAGAGCACAAAAGAATTGAGATTCGATTTTGGTGAGCAGCCTGGGAAGACTAATATATCTGATGTTAAATTATCCTATTTTGGTAAGGAAATAAACTTAGATTTAAACCAATTGTTAGATAAAAGCAATCAAAATCAAATTGGAGAAACAAAACAAGAAGAAGGAGCAATTGATTTATTAACAACAGGGACTGATCCACACATAACATATAAGGTTGACATAAGAGTAGAACAATCTCTTTTTGAATACGAAAATATTATAAATTATGTTTTAAAATCAATCATTTGTATATTAATAGATATATTAATATTAATTGTTCTTAGAAAATCAAAAGGTGTACTTGTCTTAATTCAAGAAATTAAAAATAACAGGACTTTAATATGGGGATTAGCAAAAAATGATTTCAAAACAAAATACGCAGGTTCTTATTTGGGCATTATTTGGGCATTTATTCAACCTATAGTAACAATACTAGTTTATTGGTTCGTGTTTGGAGTTGGATTAAGGTCAGGTTCACCAATTAAAGGTGTACCCTTTATATTATGGCTTATGGGGGGATTAGTACCTTGGTTTTTCTTTCAGGAAGCATTATTAAATGCTACAAATTGTATGTTAGAATATAGCTATTTAGTAAAAAAAGTTGTGTTTAAAATAAGTATACTACCTATAGTGAAAATAGTATCAGCATTATTTGTACATTTAGTATTTATAGGTTTTTTGTTTGTGGTAGCATGGATATATGAATTTTATCCATCGATATATACAGTACAATTAATATATTATTCGTTTTGTGTATTTGCTATAGTACTTGCAATATCATATGCAACAAGTGCAATAGTAATTTTCTTTAAAGATTTAGGACAAATAATAAATATTTTTTTACAGATTGGTGTATGGATGACACCTATAATGTGGAGTTATACAATGGTTCCAGAAAAATATCAGTGGATATTAAAGATAAGTCCAATGTATTATATAGTTGAAGGATATAGAGATACATTTTTAAACCATGTTTGGTTTTTCCAAAGATATTTTCAAACATTATATTTTTGGATAATAACACTTGGGTTATTTGCTATTGGAGCAACAATATTTAAAAAATTAAAGCCACATTTTGCAGATGTATTATAA
- the rfbD gene encoding dTDP-4-dehydrorhamnose reductase — MILVTGVNGQLGFDIVKELNRRNIECIGIDRAELDITDANAVRQHILKLKPECVIHCAAYTAVDRAEDEEEACTKVNVYGTENIAKACKEIDAKMIYISTDYVFDGKGDTSFEVDGKIEPHSVYGKTKYEGELKVKEVLDKYFIVRISWVFGVNGNNFIKTMLRLGKEKESLNVVCDQIGSPTYTFDLAPLLCDMAISEKYGVYHATNEGFCSWAEFAAEIMKKADLGCKINPIPTSEYPAKAERPLNSRLSKKSLLDNGFNLLPDWKNALERYLIELK; from the coding sequence ATGATTTTAGTTACTGGAGTAAATGGACAATTAGGTTTTGATATTGTAAAGGAATTAAATAGAAGGAATATCGAGTGTATTGGAATTGATAGAGCAGAATTGGATATAACAGATGCTAATGCTGTTAGGCAGCATATTTTAAAGTTAAAGCCAGAATGTGTAATACATTGTGCAGCATATACAGCGGTTGATAGAGCGGAGGATGAAGAAGAAGCTTGTACAAAAGTCAATGTATATGGTACAGAGAATATAGCAAAGGCTTGTAAAGAAATAGATGCTAAGATGATTTACATATCTACAGATTATGTGTTTGATGGTAAAGGAGACACTTCATTTGAAGTTGACGGTAAAATTGAGCCACATTCAGTTTATGGAAAGACTAAATACGAAGGTGAATTAAAGGTTAAGGAAGTTTTGGATAAGTACTTTATTGTTAGAATTTCATGGGTGTTTGGAGTTAATGGAAACAACTTTATTAAAACAATGCTTAGACTTGGGAAAGAGAAAGAAAGTTTAAATGTTGTGTGTGATCAAATAGGAAGTCCTACATATACTTTTGATTTAGCACCACTTTTATGCGATATGGCTATATCTGAAAAATATGGTGTATATCATGCAACTAATGAAGGTTTTTGTTCTTGGGCAGAGTTTGCAGCAGAAATTATGAAAAAAGCGGATTTAGGTTGCAAGATAAATCCTATTCCGACAAGCGAGTATCCAGCAAAAGCGGAAAGGCCTTTAAATTCAAGACTTTCAAAGAAGAGCCTTTTGGATAATGGATTTAATTTGTTGCCTGATTGGAAAAATGCTTTAGAAAGATACTTAATAGAACTCAAGTAA
- a CDS encoding glycosyltransferase family 2 protein, translating to MIIEDNNLEKNYSKDDSPLVSILMAVYKPNKKWIVEQLDSLNEQTYENIELLVYDDCPEFPISEELIGKYITNFSYVVVSGTKNEGSNKAFEELTKIANGEFFAYCDQDDIWEKEKITLMIDKFYEKDVTLVCSDLSIIDENGQKIAKSITEIRKRIIYKSGYNLAKELLMTNFVTGCAMIVKRDISMKAIPFEKTLVHDQWIAIIAALNGKIEFINRPLVRYRQHSSNQTGILKDVHDKKTYYSKRIEDFIYRYKSLEKRLKYAELEEHIKSCLIWLDSRKKYFFKPNIKNLKVMIKYRDFHKVSIIIEIVLPFLPECIFKYIIKMAKKGVL from the coding sequence ATGATTATCGAAGATAATAATTTAGAAAAAAATTATAGCAAAGACGATTCTCCGCTAGTTTCTATATTAATGGCTGTATATAAACCTAATAAAAAGTGGATTGTGGAACAGCTGGATTCTTTGAATGAGCAGACTTATGAAAATATAGAATTATTAGTTTATGATGATTGTCCAGAGTTTCCTATTAGTGAAGAATTGATAGGAAAGTATATAACAAACTTTTCATATGTTGTAGTTAGTGGAACTAAAAATGAGGGCTCTAATAAAGCGTTTGAAGAACTTACTAAAATAGCAAATGGAGAGTTTTTTGCATATTGTGATCAGGATGATATATGGGAAAAAGAAAAAATAACATTAATGATTGATAAATTTTATGAAAAAGATGTGACACTTGTGTGCAGTGATCTTTCAATAATTGATGAGAATGGACAGAAGATAGCTAAAAGCATAACTGAAATAAGAAAAAGAATTATATATAAGTCTGGATATAACTTGGCAAAAGAATTGCTGATGACTAATTTTGTGACAGGATGTGCAATGATTGTTAAAAGAGATATTTCAATGAAAGCAATACCTTTTGAAAAAACATTAGTTCATGATCAATGGATTGCTATTATAGCGGCATTAAATGGGAAAATAGAATTCATAAATAGGCCTTTAGTAAGATATAGGCAACATAGTTCAAATCAAACAGGTATTTTAAAAGATGTTCATGATAAAAAAACATATTATAGTAAGAGGATAGAGGATTTTATTTATAGATATAAATCACTAGAGAAAAGATTAAAGTATGCTGAATTAGAGGAACATATAAAAAGTTGTTTAATTTGGTTGGATTCTAGAAAAAAATATTTTTTTAAACCTAATATTAAAAATTTGAAAGTTATGATTAAGTATAGAGACTTCCACAAGGTTTCAATAATTATAGAAATTGTATTACCTTTTTTGCCAGAATGCATATTTAAGTATATCATTAAAATGGCAAAGAAAGGTGTACTGTAA
- the rfbB gene encoding dTDP-glucose 4,6-dehydratase, protein MKIVVTGGAGFIGGNFVHYMLNKYEDYKIICMDALTYAGNMETLESVKDNPNFSFYKIDIADRKAVYEMFEKVIPDIVVNFAAESHVDRSIENPEVFLKTNVMGTQVLMDACRKYGIKRYHQVSTDEVYGDLPLDKPDLFFTEETPLHTSSPYSASKASADLLVGAYYRTYNLPVTISRCSNNYGPYHFPEKLIPLMIANALNDKELPVYGTGENVRDWLYVEDHCRAIDLIIHKGKVGEVYNIGGHNERTNLEVVKTIIRELGKTEELIKYVGDRKGHDMRYAIDPTKIHNELGWLPTTTFDEGIKKTIKWYLDNKAWWENIISGEYQSYYEKMYTSR, encoded by the coding sequence ATGAAAATTGTTGTAACTGGTGGAGCAGGATTTATAGGCGGAAATTTTGTTCACTATATGCTTAATAAATATGAAGATTATAAAATTATTTGTATGGATGCTTTAACTTATGCAGGAAATATGGAAACATTAGAGTCAGTTAAAGATAATCCTAATTTTAGTTTTTATAAAATAGATATAGCAGACAGAAAGGCAGTTTATGAAATGTTTGAGAAAGTAATTCCAGACATTGTAGTGAACTTTGCTGCAGAAAGTCATGTGGATAGATCTATTGAAAATCCTGAAGTATTCTTAAAAACTAATGTTATGGGTACGCAAGTGCTTATGGATGCATGCAGAAAATATGGAATAAAGAGATACCATCAGGTATCAACAGATGAAGTGTATGGAGATTTACCCTTAGATAAACCAGATTTATTTTTTACAGAAGAAACTCCATTGCATACATCAAGCCCATATTCAGCAAGTAAAGCATCAGCTGATCTTTTAGTTGGAGCATATTATAGAACTTATAATTTACCTGTAACTATTTCAAGATGCTCAAATAATTATGGACCATATCATTTCCCAGAAAAATTAATTCCTCTTATGATAGCTAATGCCTTAAATGATAAGGAATTACCTGTGTATGGAACAGGAGAAAATGTGCGTGACTGGCTTTATGTAGAAGATCATTGTAGAGCTATTGATTTAATTATACACAAAGGCAAAGTTGGGGAAGTATATAATATTGGTGGACATAATGAAAGAACTAATTTAGAAGTGGTTAAAACCATTATAAGAGAATTAGGAAAAACAGAGGAGCTTATAAAATATGTTGGTGACCGTAAAGGACATGACATGCGATATGCAATAGATCCTACAAAGATTCATAATGAACTTGGATGGCTTCCAACAACAACCTTTGATGAAGGAATAAAAAAGACAATTAAGTGGTATTTAGACAATAAGGCTTGGTGGGAAAATATAATAAGTGGTGAATATCAAAGTTATTATGAAAAGATGTACACTTCTAGATAG
- the rfbC gene encoding dTDP-4-dehydrorhamnose 3,5-epimerase codes for MNLIKTKLEGVYIVEPQVFGDERGWFMETYSRIKTPEIACDFVQDNQSYSKGKGILRGIHFQNGEHAQAKLVRCVKGAVLDVAVDLRKGSPTYKQWVAVELSDENKKQLFIPRGFGHGFLTLTDDVEFVYKTDNYYNYESDRSIKFNDPEIGVEWGIENPILSEKDKKAPLLKDSDCTFIYNK; via the coding sequence ATGAATTTGATTAAAACTAAATTAGAAGGTGTTTATATAGTTGAACCACAGGTTTTTGGTGATGAAAGAGGATGGTTTATGGAAACTTATTCTAGGATTAAGACTCCGGAAATAGCTTGTGATTTTGTGCAGGATAACCAATCTTATTCTAAAGGAAAAGGAATATTGAGAGGAATTCACTTTCAAAATGGAGAACATGCCCAAGCGAAATTAGTACGTTGTGTCAAAGGGGCTGTGCTTGATGTGGCAGTTGATTTAAGAAAAGGTTCTCCAACTTATAAACAATGGGTAGCTGTTGAACTTTCGGATGAAAATAAAAAGCAATTATTTATTCCAAGAGGTTTTGGACATGGATTTTTGACTTTAACTGATGATGTGGAGTTTGTATATAAAACAGATAATTATTATAACTATGAGAGTGATAGAAGTATTAAATTTAACGATCCAGAAATAGGTGTTGAATGGGGAATAGAAAATCCAATTCTTTCAGAAAAAGATAAAAAGGCACCATTATTGAAGGATAGTGATTGTACATTTATATATAATAAGTAA
- the rfbA gene encoding glucose-1-phosphate thymidylyltransferase RfbA, which yields MTKGIILAGGSGTRLYPLTMVTSKQLLPVYDKPMIYYPLSTLMLAGIKEILIISTPNDLPNFEKLLGDGSRYGINLSYKVQPSPDGLAQAFILGEEFIGNDKCAMILGDNIFHGNGLTKHLKRAVENEGRGTVFGYYVEDPERFGVVEFDENGKAVSLEEKPEKPKSNYAVTGLYFYDNKVCEYAKNLKPSPRGELEITDLNKIYLENGKLDVITLGRGYGWLDTGTVDSLTEASEYVKVIETRQGLKIACLEEISYKNGWITKETLLEGAEQYGKSPYGQHLKNVAENKVIY from the coding sequence TTGACAAAAGGTATAATACTTGCAGGTGGAAGTGGTACAAGACTTTACCCATTAACTATGGTAACTTCAAAGCAGCTTTTGCCAGTATATGATAAACCTATGATTTATTATCCATTATCAACGTTAATGTTGGCAGGGATTAAAGAAATATTAATAATTTCAACACCAAATGATTTACCTAATTTCGAAAAGCTTTTAGGTGATGGTTCTAGATATGGAATTAATTTATCTTATAAAGTACAACCATCTCCAGATGGATTAGCTCAAGCTTTTATATTAGGTGAAGAGTTTATTGGAAATGATAAATGTGCAATGATACTTGGAGACAATATATTCCATGGAAATGGGTTAACTAAACATTTAAAAAGAGCAGTAGAAAATGAAGGCCGTGGAACAGTTTTTGGGTATTATGTAGAAGATCCAGAACGTTTTGGAGTAGTAGAATTTGATGAAAATGGTAAGGCTGTATCTCTAGAAGAAAAACCTGAAAAACCAAAATCAAACTATGCTGTTACAGGGCTTTATTTTTATGATAACAAGGTTTGTGAATATGCTAAAAATTTAAAACCATCACCAAGAGGAGAGTTGGAAATTACAGATTTAAATAAGATTTATCTTGAAAATGGAAAATTAGATGTTATTACTCTTGGAAGAGGATATGGATGGCTTGATACTGGAACAGTTGATAGTTTAACAGAGGCTTCTGAATATGTAAAGGTAATTGAAACAAGACAAGGACTTAAGATTGCATGTCTAGAAGAAATTTCTTATAAAAATGGTTGGATAACTAAAGAAACTTTGTTAGAAGGTGCAGAGCAGTATGGAAAAAGTCCTTATGGACAACATCTTAAAAATGTTGCGGAAAATAAAGTGATTTACTAG
- a CDS encoding undecaprenyl-phosphate glucose phosphotransferase has translation MIKENQNFLNKINAVSDIVILFISMTLAYLIRFHIFSSDSGYIKLITYLQFSVIIIPINLIVFNFFNLYHSFRTKVFIKECSQIIKANTLLTAILLSMLFTLKLGNISRFVIVIFYFVNIGLITSKRLIIRKTLSNLRKKGLNLKHVIIVGAGEVANEYLEVLENNKHFGYSYSGYVADSTDFKGEKLGDYADLYEVLDKTQPDEVVCALDISDAKYLENIVSACEKSGTKISIIPFSYKYIPSQPYIDQIGNIPLINLRRIPLDNLGNAFTKRAIDILGSIFLIICTSPIMLITALIIKLTSDGSVVFKQKRVGLNKNLFTMYKFRSMKVNSYEETGWSKDVDPRKTKFGSFIRKFSIDELPQFFNVLKGDMSLVGPRPELPHFVDNFKDEIPLYMVKHQVKPGITGLAQVNGYRGDTSIKKRIEYDISYIENWTLLLDMSILFKTVFKGLKNNEKIVINDTIDMK, from the coding sequence ATGATAAAAGAAAATCAAAATTTTTTAAACAAAATAAATGCTGTTTCAGACATTGTAATTTTATTTATATCAATGACTTTAGCATATTTAATTCGTTTTCATATATTTTCATCTGATTCTGGGTATATAAAGCTAATTACATACCTTCAATTTTCAGTTATTATAATTCCAATAAATTTAATTGTATTTAATTTTTTTAATCTTTATCATTCTTTTAGAACTAAAGTTTTTATTAAAGAGTGTAGTCAAATAATCAAGGCAAATACTCTTCTTACTGCTATACTATTATCTATGCTATTCACTTTAAAGCTAGGAAATATTTCACGTTTTGTTATTGTTATCTTTTATTTTGTTAATATCGGATTGATAACAAGTAAAAGACTAATAATAAGAAAAACTTTATCTAACCTAAGAAAGAAAGGTTTAAATTTAAAACATGTAATAATAGTCGGAGCTGGTGAAGTTGCTAATGAATATTTAGAAGTCCTTGAAAACAATAAACATTTTGGATATAGTTACTCTGGATATGTAGCTGATAGTACAGATTTCAAAGGAGAAAAACTTGGAGATTATGCTGACCTATACGAAGTTTTAGATAAAACACAACCTGATGAAGTTGTTTGTGCTTTAGATATTTCGGATGCCAAATATCTAGAAAATATAGTTTCTGCTTGCGAGAAAAGCGGTACAAAAATTTCTATAATTCCTTTTTCCTATAAATACATACCAAGTCAACCTTACATAGATCAAATTGGTAATATTCCGCTTATTAATCTTAGACGGATACCCTTAGACAACTTAGGAAATGCATTTACTAAACGAGCTATAGATATACTTGGTTCTATATTCTTAATTATATGTACAAGCCCTATCATGCTTATTACAGCATTAATTATAAAACTTACTTCAGATGGCTCTGTTGTTTTTAAGCAAAAGCGTGTTGGCTTGAATAAAAATTTATTTACTATGTATAAATTTAGATCCATGAAAGTTAATTCATATGAAGAAACTGGATGGAGTAAAGATGTTGATCCAAGAAAAACAAAATTCGGTTCATTTATTCGTAAATTTTCGATTGATGAATTACCACAATTTTTTAATGTTTTAAAAGGAGATATGAGTTTAGTAGGTCCTAGACCTGAGCTTCCTCATTTTGTCGATAATTTTAAAGATGAAATCCCTCTTTATATGGTAAAACATCAAGTTAAGCCTGGAATAACAGGCCTTGCTCAAGTTAATGGTTATAGAGGTGATACATCCATAAAGAAAAGAATTGAATACGACATATCTTATATAGAAAATTGGACTCTATTACTTGATATGAGCATATTATTTAAAACTGTTTTTAAAGGCTTAAAAAATAATGAAAAGATTGTTATAAATGATACCATTGATATGAAGTAA
- a CDS encoding glycosyltransferase family 2 protein yields MKLSIIIVNYNTYTLTRQTIESIIHKEHTFQYEILLIDNASKDNSIEKLQKTFSDLISKKTLKVFVNSTNLGFAKANNIGMRAAEGQYILLLNSDTVVNEDCLEQCLAEMDKNSNLGALGCKVVLPNGKLDHACKRGFPTPKASLYYLLKLYKINPIKYGQYDALHLKEDEVGEVDCLMGAFMLMPKTALDKSGLLDEDFFMYGEDIDLCYRIKENGYKILYYPKATITHYKGGSSKKKRTKVIYDFHNAMWIFYKKHYYSKYNFAISFLVFIGIWTKYLLEILKNSVSSN; encoded by the coding sequence GTGAAATTATCTATTATTATCGTTAACTACAACACTTATACTCTTACTAGACAAACAATAGAATCAATAATTCACAAAGAACATACCTTTCAATATGAAATCTTATTAATAGACAATGCTTCTAAAGATAACAGTATTGAAAAATTACAAAAAACCTTCAGTGATCTTATATCAAAAAAAACATTAAAAGTATTTGTAAACTCTACAAATTTAGGTTTTGCAAAAGCCAATAATATTGGTATGCGAGCTGCTGAAGGTCAATATATATTATTACTTAATTCAGATACGGTTGTCAACGAAGATTGTCTAGAACAATGCCTAGCAGAGATGGATAAAAACTCAAATTTAGGTGCTTTAGGCTGCAAAGTTGTGCTTCCAAACGGAAAACTTGATCATGCTTGCAAAAGAGGCTTCCCAACTCCTAAAGCTTCACTTTATTATTTATTAAAATTATATAAAATCAATCCTATAAAGTATGGGCAATATGATGCATTACACTTAAAAGAAGATGAAGTTGGAGAAGTTGATTGTCTGATGGGTGCTTTTATGCTTATGCCGAAAACAGCACTTGATAAATCAGGTTTACTAGATGAGGATTTTTTTATGTATGGTGAGGATATTGATTTATGCTATCGTATTAAGGAAAATGGATATAAAATTTTATATTACCCCAAAGCAACAATAACTCATTACAAAGGTGGAAGTTCCAAAAAGAAAAGGACTAAAGTTATATATGATTTTCACAATGCAATGTGGATTTTTTATAAAAAGCATTATTACTCAAAATATAATTTTGCCATATCTTTTCTTGTATTTATAGGTATTTGGACAAAATACTTATTAGAAATACTTAAAAATTCAGTTTCTTCAAATTGA